From a region of the Lentilactobacillus curieae genome:
- the gyrA gene encoding DNA gyrase subunit A, translated as MRTSFLDYAMSVIVARALPDVRDGLKPVHRRILYDMHELGVTPDKPFKKSARIVGDVLGKYHPHGDSAVYESMVRMAQDFSYRYMLVDGHGNFGSVDGDGAAAMRYTEARLSKIALEMLRDINKDTIDFVDNYDGTEREPSVLPARFPNLLVNGASGIAVGMATNIPPHNLAEVISAIHILMKNPDATTADLMEAVPGPDFPTGGVVMGKSGIRKAYETGKGTITLRAKVEIEGDSDSKQKIVATELPYMVNKAKLIERVAELVRDKRIEGISDINDESDREGLRVVIDVKREASAEVILNNLYKLTLMQTSFSFNMLAIVAGTPRILSLKEILTYYLEHQVEVITRRTKYELNKAQARAHILEGLRIALDHIDAIIKIIRGSQTGEIAKNQLISDFGLSDKQAQAILDMRLVRLTGLEREKIDKEYDELMKSIEEFKAILGSRDKVNDIIYQELLEIQSKFGDERRTELLVGEVLSLEDEDLIEEEDVIVSLTHNGYIKRIPTDEFKSQNRGGRGVQGMGVHDDDFVEHLVSTSTHDVLLFFTDAGKIYRMKGYEIPEYGRSAKGIPIINLLSIENGEKIQAVINISDRNNDTEKDLFFVTTQGTVKRTPVAEFTNIRSNGLKAIHLKDGDEVNNVLIVEENQNIIIGTHRGYAVSFKAADVRSMGRSATGVRGIRLREEDYVVGSDILDPESEVFIISEKGYGKRTPAAQYPIKGRGGKGIKTANITEKNGPLAGLTTVSGQEDIMLITNKGVMIRFDVNGVSETGRATLGVHLIRMDDDAKVATMAKVEKEEVSEDDEADENGNQANDENNSEE; from the coding sequence ATGCGGACATCTTTCTTGGACTACGCCATGAGTGTTATTGTGGCTCGTGCTTTGCCTGATGTTCGTGATGGTTTGAAGCCTGTTCATCGTCGTATCTTATACGATATGCATGAATTGGGTGTTACACCTGATAAGCCATTTAAGAAATCTGCCAGAATCGTTGGTGATGTTTTAGGTAAGTATCACCCCCATGGTGATTCTGCCGTATACGAATCAATGGTTAGAATGGCACAGGACTTTAGTTATCGTTACATGTTAGTTGACGGTCACGGAAACTTTGGTTCTGTCGATGGTGATGGTGCTGCGGCCATGCGTTATACCGAAGCACGTTTAAGTAAAATTGCTTTGGAAATGTTACGCGATATCAATAAAGATACAATTGACTTTGTTGATAACTATGATGGTACAGAACGTGAACCTAGCGTTTTGCCAGCACGTTTTCCTAACTTATTGGTTAACGGTGCTTCAGGGATTGCTGTCGGAATGGCAACCAACATTCCGCCTCACAATTTGGCTGAAGTAATTAGTGCTATTCATATTCTGATGAAAAATCCAGATGCTACCACAGCGGATTTGATGGAAGCAGTACCTGGACCTGACTTCCCAACCGGTGGTGTCGTAATGGGTAAGTCTGGAATTCGTAAGGCTTACGAAACTGGTAAGGGTACCATTACTTTACGAGCTAAAGTTGAAATTGAAGGTGATTCAGATAGCAAGCAAAAGATTGTTGCCACTGAATTACCATACATGGTTAATAAAGCTAAGTTGATTGAAAGAGTTGCCGAATTAGTTCGTGATAAACGAATTGAAGGAATTTCTGATATCAATGATGAATCTGACCGTGAAGGTTTACGGGTGGTTATTGATGTTAAGCGTGAGGCTAGTGCAGAAGTTATTCTGAATAATCTTTATAAACTAACGTTGATGCAAACATCATTTAGCTTTAACATGTTGGCAATTGTTGCCGGAACTCCAAGAATCCTTAGTTTGAAAGAAATTTTAACCTATTACTTGGAACATCAAGTTGAGGTTATTACTCGCAGAACTAAGTATGAATTAAATAAGGCCCAAGCAAGAGCTCACATTCTTGAAGGATTGAGAATTGCGTTGGACCATATTGATGCCATTATTAAGATTATTCGTGGTTCACAAACTGGCGAAATTGCTAAAAACCAATTGATCAGTGATTTTGGTCTTAGTGATAAGCAAGCTCAAGCAATCTTAGATATGCGACTGGTTAGATTAACTGGTTTGGAACGTGAAAAGATTGATAAAGAGTACGACGAACTCATGAAGAGCATTGAGGAGTTTAAGGCTATTCTTGGTAGTCGTGATAAAGTCAATGACATCATTTACCAAGAATTACTTGAAATTCAAAGCAAATTTGGTGATGAGCGCCGGACTGAATTGTTAGTTGGTGAGGTTCTTAGTCTTGAAGATGAAGACCTAATTGAAGAAGAGGACGTTATTGTTTCTCTTACTCACAATGGGTACATCAAGCGAATTCCAACGGATGAATTTAAATCACAAAATCGTGGTGGTCGTGGTGTTCAAGGAATGGGAGTTCATGATGATGACTTTGTGGAACATTTAGTTTCCACATCAACTCATGACGTACTACTATTCTTTACTGACGCTGGTAAGATTTACCGGATGAAGGGATACGAAATTCCAGAATACGGTCGGTCAGCTAAAGGAATTCCAATCATTAATTTGTTGAGTATTGAAAACGGCGAAAAGATTCAAGCTGTGATTAATATCTCAGACAGAAATAATGACACCGAAAAGGATCTATTCTTTGTTACGACCCAAGGAACTGTTAAACGAACTCCAGTTGCTGAATTTACAAATATTCGGAGCAACGGTCTTAAGGCAATTCACCTTAAGGACGGGGATGAAGTTAATAACGTATTGATTGTTGAAGAAAATCAAAACATTATTATCGGAACTCATCGTGGTTATGCTGTTAGTTTTAAAGCTGCCGATGTTCGTTCAATGGGACGTTCTGCAACCGGTGTTCGCGGAATAAGACTCCGTGAAGAAGACTATGTGGTTGGTTCAGATATCCTTGACCCAGAGAGTGAAGTATTTATAATCTCTGAGAAAGGTTATGGAAAGCGGACGCCTGCTGCTCAGTACCCAATTAAGGGTCGTGGTGGTAAAGGTATTAAGACTGCCAACATTACTGAAAAGAATGGACCACTTGCGGGACTAACTACTGTTAGTGGACAAGAAGATATTATGCTGATTACCAATAAGGGTGTTATGATCCGTTTTGATGTCAACGGCGTATCTGAAACTGGTCGGGCAACTCTCGGAGTTCATTTGATTAGAATGGACGATGATGCAAAGGTTGCTACCATGGCAAAAGTTGAAAAAGAAGAAGTTTCTGAAGATGATGAAGCCGATGAAAATGGCAACCAAGCAAATGACGAAAATAATTCTGAAGAATAA
- the gyrB gene encoding DNA topoisomerase (ATP-hydrolyzing) subunit B: protein MADEKETKKELAHEYDASQIQVLEGLEAVRKRPGMYIGTTTSQGLHHLVWEIVDNGIDEALAGFATKITVTVEKDNSITVTDDGRGIPVDIQKKTGKPALETVYTILHAGGKFGGGGYKVSGGLHGVGASVVNALSEELDVAVTRDGKVYYMDFERGRVKTSMKVIDEVSDDLHGTKVHFVPDPDIFRETTTYDIKILTTRLRELAFLNKGLRIVVRDLRPEKPTEEDFLYEGGIKHYVEYLDKNKTVLFDEPIYVEGVENGITVEVAIQYTDDYHSNLMTFTNNIHTYEGGTHEEGFKRALTRVINDYARKNNLLKDNDDNLSGEDVREGTTAVVSIKHPDPQFEGQTKTKLGNSDARTATDRIFSDHFSKVLMENPSVARKIVDRGILASKARSAAKRAREVTRKKSGLEISNLPGKLADNTSKDPEISELFIVEGDSAGGSAKQGRSRLTQAILPIRGKILNVEKATMDKILANEEIRSLFTAMGTGFGEDFDLAKIHYHKLIIMTDADVDGAHIQTLLLTLIYRYMRPLVDAGFVYIAQPPLYQVRQGKMQQYIDSDEELTDFLGQLQPSPKPVIQRYKGLGEMDAEQLWETTMNPENRRLLRVESQDAAEANDVFSMLMGDKVEPRREFIEDNATFVENLDI from the coding sequence ATGGCAGACGAAAAGGAAACAAAAAAAGAGTTAGCCCATGAATATGATGCCAGTCAAATTCAAGTTCTTGAAGGACTTGAAGCTGTTCGTAAGCGTCCAGGGATGTATATCGGAACTACTACTTCTCAAGGCCTTCACCATTTGGTTTGGGAAATCGTGGATAACGGTATTGATGAAGCCCTCGCAGGTTTTGCAACTAAAATAACTGTAACTGTTGAAAAAGACAACAGTATCACCGTTACAGATGATGGTCGTGGTATTCCTGTTGATATTCAAAAGAAGACTGGAAAACCAGCCCTAGAAACTGTTTATACTATTTTGCATGCTGGTGGTAAGTTTGGCGGCGGCGGATATAAAGTATCTGGTGGTCTTCATGGTGTTGGTGCGTCTGTTGTTAACGCCCTTTCAGAGGAATTAGATGTTGCCGTTACCCGTGATGGTAAGGTTTACTACATGGACTTTGAACGTGGCCGAGTTAAAACTTCAATGAAAGTAATCGATGAAGTTTCTGACGACTTGCACGGAACCAAGGTTCACTTCGTTCCAGATCCAGATATCTTTAGAGAAACAACCACTTATGATATTAAAATTCTAACAACTAGACTTCGAGAGCTTGCATTCTTGAACAAAGGTTTGAGAATCGTAGTTCGTGATCTTCGTCCTGAAAAACCAACTGAAGAAGACTTCTTATATGAAGGTGGAATCAAGCACTACGTTGAGTATCTCGATAAAAATAAGACAGTTCTGTTTGACGAACCAATCTACGTTGAAGGTGTAGAAAACGGAATTACAGTCGAAGTTGCGATTCAATATACTGATGATTACCACAGTAACTTAATGACGTTTACTAACAACATTCATACCTATGAAGGTGGGACTCACGAAGAAGGTTTCAAACGTGCTTTAACCAGAGTAATCAATGATTATGCTCGCAAAAATAATCTGCTTAAAGACAACGATGATAACCTTTCTGGTGAAGATGTTCGTGAAGGAACAACTGCCGTTGTAAGTATCAAACATCCGGATCCACAATTTGAAGGTCAGACTAAGACTAAGTTAGGTAACTCTGATGCCAGAACTGCTACTGACCGAATCTTTAGTGACCACTTCTCAAAAGTGCTGATGGAAAATCCTAGCGTTGCAAGAAAAATTGTTGATCGAGGGATTTTAGCTTCTAAAGCTAGAAGTGCGGCTAAGCGTGCCAGAGAAGTTACTCGGAAAAAGAGTGGTCTGGAAATCAGTAACTTACCAGGTAAGTTGGCTGATAACACATCAAAAGATCCCGAAATTTCAGAATTATTTATCGTCGAGGGTGATTCTGCCGGTGGTTCAGCTAAGCAGGGGCGTTCGCGACTAACTCAAGCAATCTTGCCAATTCGGGGAAAGATTTTGAATGTTGAAAAAGCAACTATGGATAAAATTCTGGCGAATGAAGAAATTCGTTCACTGTTTACAGCCATGGGAACAGGATTTGGTGAAGATTTTGATTTAGCAAAAATTCATTATCATAAGCTAATTATCATGACTGATGCCGATGTCGATGGTGCTCATATTCAAACATTGTTGCTAACTTTGATTTACAGGTACATGCGGCCATTGGTTGATGCAGGATTTGTTTACATTGCGCAACCACCTTTGTATCAAGTGCGTCAAGGTAAGATGCAACAATATATTGATAGTGACGAAGAGTTGACTGATTTTCTTGGTCAATTACAACCATCACCTAAACCAGTTATTCAACGGTATAAGGGTCTTGGTGAAATGGATGCGGAACAATTATGGGAAACAACCATGAATCCAGAAAATCGTAGATTATTGAGAGTTGAATCTCAAGATGCTGCCGAAGCAAATGATGTTTTCTCAATGTTAATGGGAGACAAAGTTGAACCTCGGCGCGAGTTCATTGAAGATAACGCTACATTTGTTGAAAACTTGGATATTTAG
- the yaaA gene encoding S4 domain-containing protein YaaA, which yields MKKEILIDGEYITLGQLLKEESIISSGGQAKWFLRETAVDVNGEPENRRGKKLRDGDNVSVPDVGLFFIRSKQESE from the coding sequence GTGAAAAAAGAGATTTTGATTGATGGAGAATACATCACTTTAGGTCAACTGTTAAAAGAGGAATCGATCATTTCAAGTGGTGGTCAAGCTAAATGGTTTTTGCGCGAAACGGCAGTCGATGTCAATGGGGAACCGGAAAATCGGCGAGGTAAGAAATTACGCGACGGCGATAATGTTTCCGTTCCAGATGTTGGCTTATTTTTTATTCGCTCAAAGCAGGAAAGTGAATGA
- the recF gene encoding DNA replication/repair protein RecF (All proteins in this family for which functions are known are DNA-binding proteins that assist the filamentation of RecA onto DNA for the initiation of recombination or recombinational repair.): MKLKKISLHNFRNYEDQELDFSDGINVLLGENAQGKTNLLEAIYVLALARSHRTSNDKELISWDSQNAQIKGLVEKQYSSLPIELDLGPKGKKAKLNHLEQAKLSSYIGQLNVILFAPEDLSIVKGSPQGRRKFMDMEFGQMSNHYLYNLTQYRKILKQRNRYLKDLKFRRRSDKVYLDVLSDQLAAYGAEIIFERISLLNQLQTFAQRIHTEITQGKEKLIFRYKTAASKGEMDSVDSIYNNLLTQFSTIKEKEIMQASTIIGPHRDDIVFVVNDKEVQSFGSQGQQRTTALSLKLAEIDLMKQQTGEYPVLLLDDVLSELDDYRQTHLLTAIQDRVQTFLTTTSLSGVQQELLTNPQVFHIAAGKVTKD; the protein is encoded by the coding sequence ATGAAGTTAAAAAAAATTAGCCTTCATAATTTTCGTAATTATGAAGACCAGGAACTAGACTTTTCTGACGGAATCAATGTTTTGCTGGGAGAAAACGCCCAGGGAAAGACCAATTTGTTAGAGGCAATCTATGTACTGGCATTAGCCCGTAGCCATAGAACTTCAAATGATAAGGAATTGATCAGTTGGGATAGTCAAAATGCCCAAATTAAAGGCTTGGTGGAGAAACAATATTCAAGCCTACCAATCGAATTGGACTTAGGACCCAAAGGTAAAAAGGCTAAGTTAAATCACTTAGAGCAGGCAAAGTTATCTAGTTATATTGGTCAGCTCAACGTTATTTTATTTGCCCCAGAAGACCTCTCAATTGTGAAAGGTTCGCCTCAGGGACGTCGTAAGTTTATGGACATGGAATTTGGCCAGATGAGCAATCATTATTTGTACAACTTGACTCAGTACCGAAAGATATTAAAACAACGTAATAGGTATTTGAAAGATTTAAAGTTTCGGCGCCGCAGCGATAAAGTTTATTTAGATGTTTTATCTGATCAACTTGCTGCTTATGGGGCTGAGATTATTTTTGAACGGATTTCACTTTTAAATCAGTTACAAACCTTTGCACAACGGATTCACACGGAAATCACCCAAGGGAAAGAGAAGTTGATTTTTAGATACAAAACTGCCGCTTCTAAAGGTGAAATGGATAGTGTTGATTCCATCTACAATAATCTTTTGACACAATTTTCAACCATCAAGGAAAAAGAAATAATGCAAGCATCTACAATTATTGGTCCTCACCGCGATGATATCGTCTTTGTCGTTAATGATAAGGAAGTTCAGTCATTTGGTTCACAGGGTCAACAAAGAACCACAGCCTTGTCACTGAAACTCGCAGAGATTGACTTGATGAAACAACAAACTGGAGAATATCCAGTTCTGTTACTTGATGATGTGCTGTCTGAACTCGATGATTACCGCCAGACTCATTTACTAACGGCAATCCAAGATCGGGTCCAGACGTTTCTTACCACAACGAGTTTAAGTGGGGTTCAACAGGAGTTGCTTACAAATCCTCAGGTGTTTCACATTGCCGCTGGAAAAGTAACTAAGGATTAA
- the dnaA gene encoding chromosomal replication initiator protein DnaA, translating into MPDKEALWSELSEKFRANTPKLSFETWIEPVKPVNFDGSTLTLSLPSELHRDYWEKQLAPNLIEYAFVLTKGNIEPKFVLDSDVKASTDDKSDIPEAKKKPESYAFSKEGHLNPHYTFDTFIIGKGNQMAHAAALIVSEEPGKLYNPLFFYGGVGLGKTHLMQAIGNKLVADRPDAKVKYVTSEAFTNDFINAIQTNQTEEFRQEYRNVDILMVDDIQFFADKEATQEEFFHTFNDLYNDDKQIVLTSDRVPQEIPKLQDRLVSRFAWGLPVDITPPDLETRIAILQNKAEIDNLEIPSETINYIANQVDSNVRELEGVLSRVQAYSKLKGEPITTDLAYEALKGLKLETKSHQLSIVDIQSKVADYFHVSVNDLKGKKRLASIVMPRQIAMYLARELTNNSLPKIGKEFGGKDHTTVIHAYEKIAEKIKIDTDLRKEITDLKKGLG; encoded by the coding sequence CCAAAGCTTTCATTCGAAACCTGGATCGAACCTGTAAAACCAGTTAACTTTGATGGTTCGACACTCACGTTATCTTTACCATCTGAATTGCATCGTGATTATTGGGAAAAACAACTTGCACCAAACCTAATTGAGTACGCGTTTGTACTCACAAAGGGAAATATTGAACCAAAATTTGTGCTAGATTCCGATGTTAAAGCCAGCACGGATGATAAATCAGATATTCCTGAGGCCAAGAAAAAACCAGAAAGTTATGCATTTAGTAAGGAAGGACATTTAAACCCTCACTATACATTTGATACTTTCATCATTGGTAAGGGTAACCAAATGGCTCATGCAGCAGCGCTAATCGTTTCCGAAGAGCCCGGAAAGTTGTACAACCCATTATTCTTCTATGGTGGTGTTGGTTTAGGAAAAACGCATTTGATGCAAGCAATTGGTAACAAGTTAGTTGCTGACCGACCAGATGCTAAGGTTAAATACGTAACTAGTGAAGCTTTTACTAACGACTTCATCAACGCAATCCAAACCAATCAAACTGAAGAATTTCGTCAGGAGTATCGCAACGTTGATATTTTAATGGTTGATGATATTCAATTCTTCGCCGATAAAGAAGCAACTCAAGAAGAGTTCTTCCATACATTTAACGATCTATATAACGATGATAAACAAATCGTCCTAACTTCAGATCGGGTACCACAAGAAATCCCCAAGCTCCAAGACCGATTGGTATCGAGATTTGCATGGGGCCTCCCAGTCGACATTACCCCGCCAGATTTAGAAACTAGAATTGCAATCCTCCAAAACAAGGCTGAAATTGATAACCTAGAAATCCCTAGTGAAACCATCAATTACATAGCAAATCAGGTTGATTCAAACGTTCGTGAATTAGAGGGAGTCCTATCTAGAGTTCAAGCATATTCAAAATTGAAGGGCGAACCAATTACCACAGATTTAGCTTATGAAGCGCTTAAAGGATTAAAATTAGAAACAAAAAGTCACCAACTTAGTATCGTAGATATTCAAAGTAAAGTTGCAGATTACTTCCACGTTTCAGTTAACGATTTGAAGGGCAAGAAACGATTAGCATCAATCGTAATGCCAAGACAAATCGCAATGTACTTGGCAAGAGAACTTACTAACAACTCACTTCCAAAAATTGGTAAGGAATTTGGTGGTAAGGATCACACAACCGTCATTCATGCTTATGAAAAAATTGCCGAGAAGATAAAAATCGATACCGATTTGAGAAAAGAAATTACCGATCTCAAAAAGGGACTTGGATAA
- the dnaN gene encoding DNA polymerase III subunit beta, translating to MKFTISKSAFIKGLNTVSRAISTKTTIPILTGLKIVATNQSLILTGSDADISIETTIKTSDPDNLLAVESEGAIVLPARFFTEIVKKLPEDTLTIEVTDNFQTVITSGSASFTINGLDANNYPHLPEIDSSNSLPVAGDVLKQIISETVVAVSNQESRPILTGVHFTMDQDNILAVATDSHRLSQRKVALKQPFENSYDFVLPGKSLAELSKMIDDSKDDILLSVTENQALFVVGDTLFYSRLLEGNYPDTSRLIPDSFDTRVSFDASALLSTVERASLLSHESRNNVIKMIIEPDEKKVTIYGNSPDVGVVQENIDPISLEGNQLEISFNPDYMKDALRSLSQTSINVDFTSALRPFTLMPTEDGESFIQLITPIRTF from the coding sequence ATGAAATTCACAATCAGCAAGTCCGCTTTCATTAAGGGACTTAACACAGTATCAAGAGCCATCTCAACTAAAACAACAATTCCAATTCTTACTGGATTGAAGATTGTTGCTACAAATCAAAGCTTGATACTAACAGGAAGCGATGCAGATATTTCCATTGAAACAACTATTAAGACATCAGATCCTGACAACTTATTAGCAGTTGAATCCGAAGGAGCAATCGTTCTACCTGCACGTTTCTTTACTGAAATCGTTAAGAAACTACCAGAAGACACTTTAACCATCGAAGTTACTGATAACTTCCAAACCGTTATAACATCTGGATCAGCTTCATTTACCATTAATGGCTTAGATGCAAACAACTATCCTCATTTACCAGAAATCGATTCAAGTAACTCACTACCAGTTGCTGGAGATGTGTTAAAGCAAATCATTAGTGAAACAGTTGTTGCTGTTTCTAACCAAGAAAGTCGGCCAATATTAACTGGGGTTCATTTCACGATGGATCAAGATAACATTCTGGCAGTTGCTACTGATAGTCATAGACTTAGTCAACGGAAAGTTGCCTTGAAACAACCATTCGAAAATAGCTACGACTTTGTGTTACCTGGAAAGAGCTTAGCTGAACTTTCAAAGATGATCGATGACTCAAAAGATGACATTCTATTGTCGGTCACTGAAAACCAAGCACTATTTGTCGTTGGTGATACTTTGTTCTACTCAAGATTATTAGAGGGAAACTATCCTGACACTTCTCGTTTAATTCCAGATTCATTTGATACCCGCGTATCATTTGATGCATCAGCACTACTTTCAACTGTTGAACGTGCATCTTTACTTTCACATGAGTCACGGAATAATGTAATTAAAATGATTATCGAACCTGATGAAAAGAAAGTTACGATTTACGGTAACTCCCCAGACGTTGGTGTGGTTCAAGAAAATATTGATCCAATTTCATTGGAAGGTAATCAGTTGGAAATTTCATTTAACCCTGATTACATGAAGGATGCTTTGCGTTCACTTAGCCAAACATCAATTAATGTGGACTTTACATCTGCATTAAGACCATTTACTTTGATGCCAACTGAAGACGGTGAAAGCTTTATTCAATTGATTACACCAATTCGGACATTTTAG